The following are encoded together in the Kribbella voronezhensis genome:
- a CDS encoding HAD family hydrolase: MIDGWRPKAVALDIDGTLIDHDERISSAVIDAVRRAAGQVPIILATGRAYQTTKPVAELLGLRDGLVVASNGARTVRYPSGEVVDERTFDPSTVIASVREHAPNARMAVEEHGEGRHGYRVTAPFPDGDLGTGAAIRVVSDAELAPEPVTRLIIRDPEASEADFVDLAGRLGLHGVSYFVGWTAWLDIAPEGVDKSTGLKVALAQYDLDPADLLAIGDGRNDIEMLVYAGLGISMGSAPDEVKVAADEVTKSVQDDGVAAVLNRWF, from the coding sequence ATGATCGACGGCTGGCGGCCCAAGGCCGTTGCCCTCGACATCGATGGGACGTTGATCGACCACGACGAGCGGATCTCGTCGGCCGTGATCGACGCCGTACGCCGGGCGGCCGGCCAGGTGCCGATCATCCTCGCCACCGGCCGGGCCTACCAGACCACCAAGCCGGTGGCCGAGTTGCTCGGCCTGCGGGACGGATTGGTTGTCGCCAGCAACGGCGCGCGGACCGTCCGTTATCCCAGCGGCGAGGTGGTCGACGAGCGCACCTTCGATCCGTCGACGGTGATCGCGTCGGTGCGTGAGCACGCTCCGAACGCCCGGATGGCGGTCGAGGAGCACGGCGAGGGCCGCCACGGCTACCGGGTGACCGCGCCGTTCCCGGACGGCGATCTCGGCACCGGTGCGGCGATCCGCGTGGTCAGCGACGCCGAGCTCGCGCCGGAACCGGTGACCCGGTTGATCATTCGCGATCCGGAGGCGTCCGAGGCGGACTTCGTCGACCTGGCCGGACGGCTCGGGCTGCATGGGGTCAGCTACTTCGTCGGCTGGACGGCCTGGCTCGACATCGCACCCGAGGGCGTGGACAAGAGCACCGGCCTGAAGGTCGCGCTGGCGCAGTACGACCTGGACCCGGCCGATCTGCTGGCGATCGGCGACGGGCGCAACGACATCGAGATGCTCGTCTACGCGGGGCTCGGCATCTCGATGGGTTCCGCGCCCGACGAGGTGAAGGTGGCCGCCGACGAGGTGACCAAGTCGGTCCAGGACGACGGCGTAGCCGCTGTTCTCAACCGCTGGTTCTAG
- the serS gene encoding serine--tRNA ligase: MIDAKLLRENPDVVRAALTKRGESTDLVDQVLAADGDRRSSIAAFESLRAEQKGLGKQVAQAKGDERTALLERTKTLSAEVKATEAAANEAEARFDELSRGLPNLVSDEAPVGGEKDFVVIEEIGKPRDFAAEGFEPRDHLELGELLGAIDMERGAKISGARFYFLKGVGALLQLGMLQLAIAQAVENGFTPMITPTLVKPEVMGGTGYLNAHDDVYRLEEPELYLVGTSEVPLAGYHMDEIIDVSDGPVRYAGWSSCYRREAGSHGKDTRGIIRVHQFDKVEMFSYCSLEDAEAEHQRLLGWEKEMLDKMELAYRVIDTATGDLGTSAYRKFDCEAWVPTQGAYRELTSTSNCTDYQARRLNIRHRDAEGRTRPVATLNGTLATTRWLVAILETHQQADGSVRVPAALRPYVGGRDVLEPVAR, translated from the coding sequence GTGATCGATGCCAAATTGCTCCGTGAGAACCCCGATGTCGTCCGTGCGGCCCTGACCAAGCGTGGCGAGAGTACCGACCTGGTCGACCAGGTGCTGGCGGCCGACGGTGATCGTCGATCGTCCATCGCGGCGTTCGAATCGTTGCGCGCCGAGCAGAAGGGGCTCGGCAAGCAGGTCGCCCAGGCCAAGGGCGACGAGCGGACCGCCTTGCTGGAGCGGACCAAGACGCTGTCCGCCGAGGTGAAGGCGACCGAGGCCGCGGCGAACGAGGCCGAGGCGCGCTTCGACGAGCTCTCCCGCGGCCTGCCGAACCTGGTCTCCGACGAGGCCCCGGTCGGCGGCGAGAAGGACTTCGTCGTCATCGAGGAGATCGGCAAGCCGCGCGACTTCGCGGCCGAGGGCTTCGAGCCCCGCGACCACCTCGAGCTCGGTGAACTGCTGGGCGCGATCGACATGGAGCGCGGAGCGAAGATCTCCGGCGCGCGCTTCTACTTCCTCAAGGGCGTCGGCGCGCTGCTCCAGCTCGGCATGCTCCAGTTGGCGATCGCCCAGGCGGTGGAGAACGGCTTCACCCCGATGATCACGCCGACCCTGGTCAAGCCCGAGGTGATGGGCGGCACCGGCTACCTGAACGCCCACGACGACGTCTACCGCCTGGAGGAGCCCGAGCTCTACCTGGTCGGTACGTCGGAGGTCCCGCTGGCCGGCTACCACATGGACGAGATCATCGACGTGTCCGACGGTCCGGTCCGGTACGCCGGGTGGTCGTCCTGCTACCGCCGGGAAGCCGGTTCGCACGGCAAGGACACCCGCGGGATCATCCGTGTCCACCAGTTCGACAAGGTCGAGATGTTCTCCTACTGCAGCCTCGAGGACGCCGAAGCCGAACACCAGCGGCTGCTCGGCTGGGAGAAGGAGATGTTGGACAAGATGGAACTGGCCTACCGGGTGATCGACACCGCGACCGGTGACCTCGGCACGTCGGCGTACCGGAAGTTCGACTGCGAGGCGTGGGTGCCGACCCAGGGCGCGTACCGCGAGCTCACGTCGACCTCGAACTGCACCGACTACCAGGCCCGCCGGCTGAACATCCGGCACCGCGACGCCGAGGGCAGGACCCGCCCGGTCGCGACGCTGAATGGAACGCTGGCCACCACCCGCTGGCTCGTCGCCATCCTGGAGACGCACCAGCAGGCGGACGGTTCGGTCCGGGTGCCGGCGGCGCTGCGGCCGTACGTCGGTGGCCGTGACGTTCTCGAACCGGTGGCCAGATGA
- a CDS encoding diacylglycerol kinase family protein, with protein sequence MNHHPPSQLGRALTVVLGVLPFTIITLLVFGDWPPLRRWDLSVAAEIAEYGAAHQNVVRFWEIVAAITVPWTARGIIVVVAAYLWHRRARLLALWLVVSAGAELGLAQAVQHIFDRPRPAQMLVEADGGSYVSGHATAAFVLAGALGVVLPSVRGWRRRFRLLVTLPTIAVVWIVSVDRVVLDVQYVSDVLGGWALGLAILTATSIGFGLRPGLRRRRRRTVADGDWSAPPRAAVIVNPIKVGDGVAFRRKLTRALALRGYDDPLWLETRIDDAGNAMAKRAIENESDLVLVAGGDGTVRVVCAALANTGIPVGVIPAGTGNLLARNLHIPLDLDDALERILDGRDRRIDLVTVRGDGLDTDRFAVMAGLGLDAAIISEAPPHLKAQIGWTAYLVSAAKNINHPSVQVRIKLDDAEPVERRVRTVVIGNVGMLQANIPLLPDARPDDGLIDVVVIAPRRVTQWPLVFWRVMTRTKRTEMYLERFTGRKVEITAAVAVQRQLDGDGIGPGRSLTAEVEPGSLVVRVPKRR encoded by the coding sequence ATGAATCATCATCCACCCAGTCAGCTCGGCCGTGCGCTCACGGTGGTGCTGGGTGTTCTCCCGTTCACGATCATCACCTTGCTGGTCTTCGGCGACTGGCCGCCGCTGCGCCGCTGGGACCTGTCGGTCGCCGCCGAGATCGCGGAGTACGGCGCTGCGCACCAGAACGTCGTGAGGTTCTGGGAGATCGTTGCTGCGATCACTGTGCCGTGGACCGCGCGCGGGATCATCGTGGTGGTGGCGGCGTATCTGTGGCACCGCCGGGCGCGGCTGCTGGCTCTCTGGCTGGTGGTGTCAGCGGGGGCCGAGCTAGGGCTGGCGCAGGCCGTGCAGCACATCTTCGACCGGCCACGACCCGCCCAGATGCTCGTCGAGGCGGACGGCGGGTCATACGTGTCCGGCCACGCCACCGCTGCCTTCGTGCTCGCCGGCGCGCTGGGCGTGGTGCTGCCGTCCGTGCGCGGCTGGCGGCGGCGGTTTCGCCTGCTGGTCACCCTGCCGACCATTGCCGTCGTCTGGATCGTCTCGGTGGACCGCGTCGTCCTGGACGTGCAGTACGTCTCCGATGTCCTCGGCGGCTGGGCCCTCGGCCTCGCGATCCTGACCGCCACTTCCATCGGCTTCGGCCTCCGGCCCGGCCTGCGCCGCCGCAGGCGACGGACCGTCGCCGACGGCGACTGGTCCGCACCACCGCGCGCGGCGGTGATCGTCAATCCGATCAAGGTCGGCGACGGAGTCGCGTTCCGGCGAAAACTCACCCGGGCGCTGGCCCTCCGCGGGTACGACGATCCGCTCTGGCTGGAGACCCGGATCGACGACGCCGGGAACGCGATGGCCAAGCGGGCGATCGAGAACGAATCGGACCTGGTCCTGGTGGCCGGCGGCGACGGCACGGTCCGGGTGGTCTGCGCGGCACTGGCCAACACCGGCATCCCGGTCGGCGTGATCCCGGCGGGAACCGGCAATCTGCTGGCCCGCAACCTGCACATCCCGCTCGATCTGGACGACGCCCTGGAACGGATCCTGGACGGCCGGGACCGCCGGATCGACCTGGTGACGGTGCGCGGCGACGGGCTCGACACCGACCGGTTCGCGGTGATGGCCGGCCTCGGCCTGGACGCCGCGATCATCTCGGAGGCGCCGCCGCACCTGAAAGCGCAGATCGGCTGGACGGCGTACCTGGTCTCGGCGGCGAAGAACATCAACCATCCGTCTGTACAGGTGCGGATCAAGCTGGACGACGCCGAGCCGGTGGAGCGCAGGGTCCGCACCGTCGTGATCGGCAACGTGGGCATGTTGCAGGCGAACATCCCGCTGCTGCCCGACGCCCGGCCCGACGACGGCCTGATCGACGTGGTGGTGATCGCGCCGCGCCGGGTCACGCAGTGGCCGCTGGTGTTCTGGCGGGTGATGACCCGGACCAAGCGGACCGAGATGTACCTCGAACGCTTCACCGGCCGGAAGGTGGAGATCACGGCGGCAGTGGCCGTCCAGCGTCAGCTCGACGGCGACGGGATCGGCCCGGGCCGGTCGCTCACGGCCGAGGTCGAGCCGGGCTCACTGGTGGTCCGGGTCCCCAAGCGCCGGTGA
- a CDS encoding DUF4446 family protein → MSSTLAGAFGIAALFVAVLALVFAIQALRAQSGAPKTTQKLPASPVPAPQQQAEPQFQEPQKPGTVKSELRRLSKELEDARSELRETLQHLAVVRYDAYGDMGGRLSWSMALLDDNGDGVVLTSINSRNDARSYAKEVSGFESDSKLSPEEEEAIETLRKEASPALGDPDHQ, encoded by the coding sequence GTGTCTTCGACGTTAGCCGGTGCTTTCGGGATCGCCGCCCTGTTCGTGGCGGTCCTGGCCCTCGTGTTCGCCATCCAGGCGCTCCGGGCGCAGTCCGGTGCTCCCAAGACCACGCAGAAGCTGCCTGCGAGCCCTGTCCCGGCACCGCAGCAGCAAGCCGAGCCACAGTTCCAGGAGCCGCAGAAGCCGGGCACGGTGAAGTCCGAGCTGCGCAGGCTCAGCAAGGAACTGGAGGACGCCCGCAGCGAGCTGCGGGAGACGCTGCAGCACCTCGCCGTCGTCCGCTACGACGCGTACGGCGACATGGGCGGCCGGCTGTCCTGGTCGATGGCGCTGCTCGACGACAACGGCGACGGCGTCGTCCTCACCTCGATCAACAGCCGCAACGACGCCCGCTCGTACGCCAAAGAGGTCTCCGGCTTCGAGAGCGATTCGAAGCTGTCGCCGGAGGAGGAAGAGGCGATCGAGACGCTCCGCAAGGAGGCGTCACCGGCGCTTGGGGACCCGGACCACCAGTGA
- the larB gene encoding nickel pincer cofactor biosynthesis protein LarB → MTHLPDPGPQPGVHDLGYARLDTDRLERTGDAEVVYGAGKTPTQVVELLRTLHDTHPDHAVLATRLTVEAQEAVAAALPEAVVDPVGRTAVLGSPPVLRGTVAVVAAGTSDAPVAAEAATTVQVFGAGVDLITDVGVAGLHRILGVRERLDAADCLIVVAGMEGALPSVVGGLVGVPLVAVPTSVGYGASFGGVAALLGMLNSCAPGVTVVNIDNGFGAGVFAARVARRAAPAEVKTQ, encoded by the coding sequence GTGACTCATTTGCCTGACCCAGGTCCGCAACCAGGCGTGCACGATCTCGGCTACGCCCGGCTCGACACCGACCGGCTGGAGCGCACCGGCGACGCCGAGGTCGTCTACGGCGCCGGCAAAACGCCCACTCAGGTCGTCGAACTGCTCCGCACCCTGCACGACACCCACCCCGATCACGCCGTGCTCGCGACCCGCTTGACCGTCGAGGCACAGGAAGCCGTCGCGGCCGCCTTGCCGGAGGCGGTCGTGGATCCCGTCGGCCGTACTGCGGTGCTCGGCTCACCGCCGGTACTACGCGGCACGGTCGCCGTGGTTGCCGCTGGTACTTCGGACGCGCCGGTCGCGGCGGAGGCTGCGACTACGGTGCAGGTCTTCGGAGCCGGCGTGGACCTGATCACCGATGTCGGTGTCGCCGGGCTGCACCGGATTCTGGGAGTGCGTGAGCGACTGGACGCCGCCGACTGCCTGATCGTGGTGGCCGGGATGGAAGGTGCGCTGCCCAGCGTTGTCGGCGGGCTCGTCGGGGTGCCGCTGGTCGCAGTACCGACGTCTGTCGGGTACGGCGCTTCCTTCGGCGGGGTGGCTGCGCTGCTGGGGATGCTCAACTCGTGTGCGCCGGGAGTGACCGTGGTGAACATCGACAACGGGTTCGGGGCCGGGGTGTTCGCGGCTCGGGTCGCGCGCCGCGCGGCACCGGCGGAGGTGAAGACGCAGTGA
- the larC gene encoding nickel pincer cofactor biosynthesis protein LarC has product MRVAWIDCSAGASGDMLLGAFLSAGADRELVNAAVRAVDPSLSVTVEQTSRHQIAATKASVRVDGELHPENSAPSSPAGEQSPAAAGSEVGHGHGHDEAGHGHGHDQVGHGHGHGGGGGGPTRTWAAVRELIQGAELADAVRERALDTFARLARAEAAAHGVEPDAVHFHEVGALDAIADIVGVAAASVSLELDRIVVSTISLGGGRQVRGQHGGIPVPGPAVLHLLAEADAPVVGGTAPYEMTTPTGAALLSSLADEFGLMPPMRIQQTGVGAGGRDPIEVPNIVRVVIGESVEQPGTEVVYETNVDDLDPRIWPQVLARLMEAGAADAWLTPILMKKGRPAHTLSVLVSRPNAEVVRAVILAETSAIGLREFDIRKHAADREFASVDVDGQRIHVKIARYGGQVVNVQPEYDDVVAAASVLKRPVKNVLAKAIAAGHDLWS; this is encoded by the coding sequence GTGAGGGTCGCCTGGATCGACTGCTCCGCCGGGGCCTCGGGCGACATGCTCCTCGGTGCTTTCCTGAGCGCCGGCGCAGACCGTGAACTCGTGAACGCTGCAGTGCGCGCGGTAGACCCGTCCCTGTCGGTGACCGTCGAACAGACCAGCCGCCACCAGATCGCCGCCACCAAGGCATCGGTCCGAGTCGACGGCGAACTGCACCCCGAGAACTCAGCTCCTTCGTCGCCGGCCGGGGAACAGTCGCCTGCTGCCGCCGGAAGCGAGGTCGGCCACGGGCATGGGCACGACGAGGCTGGGCACGGCCACGGGCATGACCAGGTCGGGCATGGGCATGGACATGGCGGGGGTGGTGGTGGGCCGACGCGGACGTGGGCTGCGGTTCGGGAGTTGATCCAGGGTGCTGAGCTGGCGGATGCCGTGCGGGAGCGGGCCCTGGACACCTTCGCCCGGTTGGCTCGGGCCGAGGCGGCTGCGCATGGGGTCGAGCCGGATGCGGTGCATTTCCATGAGGTCGGCGCGCTCGATGCGATCGCCGACATCGTCGGGGTAGCGGCGGCATCTGTCTCGTTGGAGCTCGACCGGATCGTGGTTTCGACGATCTCGCTCGGTGGCGGGCGTCAGGTGCGCGGGCAGCACGGCGGCATCCCGGTGCCCGGCCCCGCGGTACTGCATCTGCTCGCCGAAGCGGACGCTCCGGTCGTCGGTGGCACCGCGCCGTACGAGATGACCACGCCGACCGGGGCCGCGTTGCTGTCCTCGCTGGCCGACGAGTTCGGGCTGATGCCGCCGATGCGGATCCAGCAGACCGGCGTCGGCGCGGGCGGGCGGGACCCGATCGAGGTACCGAACATCGTCCGGGTGGTGATCGGCGAGTCCGTCGAGCAGCCCGGCACCGAGGTCGTCTACGAGACCAATGTCGACGATCTGGATCCGCGGATCTGGCCGCAGGTGCTGGCGCGGCTGATGGAGGCCGGCGCGGCGGACGCGTGGCTGACCCCGATCCTGATGAAGAAGGGGCGGCCCGCGCACACCCTCTCGGTGCTGGTGAGCCGGCCGAACGCCGAGGTCGTCCGGGCGGTGATCCTCGCCGAGACGTCGGCGATCGGGCTCCGCGAGTTCGACATCCGCAAGCATGCGGCCGACCGGGAGTTCGCCAGTGTCGACGTCGACGGACAGCGGATCCACGTCAAGATCGCCCGGTACGGCGGTCAGGTGGTCAACGTGCAACCGGAGTACGACGACGTCGTCGCGGCCGCGTCGGTGCTGAAGCGCCCGGTGAAGAACGTGCTGGCCAAGGCGATCGCCGCCGGCCACGACCTCTGGAGCTAG
- a CDS encoding cupin domain-containing protein — protein MQKLSGAGVFHKAEPNHFAEHLRTESLSVGTYSLLAGAVDDQAPHHEDEIYVVTTGRATFVTPSGSEQVGPGDVLFVPAEEEHRFVDITEDLALLVFFAPPYSGR, from the coding sequence ATGCAGAAGCTGTCAGGCGCGGGCGTCTTCCACAAGGCAGAGCCGAATCACTTCGCGGAACATCTGCGGACCGAATCGCTGTCGGTGGGGACGTACTCGCTGCTCGCGGGCGCGGTCGACGACCAGGCGCCGCATCACGAGGACGAGATCTACGTGGTCACCACCGGCCGGGCGACCTTCGTGACGCCGAGCGGATCCGAGCAGGTCGGTCCCGGTGATGTGCTGTTCGTCCCGGCCGAGGAAGAACACCGCTTCGTCGACATCACCGAGGACCTGGCCCTGCTCGTCTTCTTCGCCCCGCCGTACTCCGGCCGCTAG
- the mptB gene encoding polyprenol phosphomannose-dependent alpha 1,6 mannosyltransferase MptB, translating to MSTDAVVEQQPAALRDGRRAIALYLASTVLIVAAGLLGPSVVVLTLTNRHAWLPSYWFDTKPNDWLVSVMIYVAILLGGYGVYLATRALKAGWAPGVRRLVALGIGTTAAITLVPPMASGDVLIYAAYGRIMSLGGNPYTTAPADTIRLGYDPVIAATERPWQGAKSVYGPIATWIQWFSSWVGGDSMQLTVWMLQLSVAISLIVTGLLLLKLVGSNPVSQRRVVMVGMANPLVLWSVLAGAHNDAIAVMFAVWALVLFRRHVFWAGIMLGVAGCTKLSIGLVGVAMLWSLRADRRRAIFFCLGGAVSMAGLYSIVGLQAFQQARSQTSFISTGTPHKVILSLFDLFLPGALVRTLLAIASWVGLIVVAILLSQVFPKSLVPQTHPEDRTPDAIRYTAIYAIAWLLTAMYSLPWYDLIAWVALAAVAASKVDKLMVIRTTMLAIAYVPGRDPNARQVAASLSDSLEWFSARLRDTICPAIELGVLIGLIVWARRGGARWWPYDWPKRKAKAVTEKAAAH from the coding sequence ATGAGCACCGACGCAGTCGTAGAGCAACAGCCGGCCGCGCTGCGAGACGGCCGCCGCGCGATCGCCTTGTACCTCGCCTCGACGGTGCTGATCGTCGCCGCGGGACTCCTCGGCCCGTCCGTGGTGGTCCTGACCCTGACCAACCGGCACGCCTGGCTCCCGTCGTACTGGTTCGACACCAAGCCGAACGACTGGCTCGTCTCGGTGATGATCTACGTCGCGATCCTGCTCGGCGGGTACGGCGTGTACCTGGCGACCCGTGCGCTCAAAGCCGGCTGGGCGCCGGGCGTCCGCCGATTGGTTGCCCTAGGCATCGGTACGACGGCGGCCATCACGCTGGTCCCGCCGATGGCCTCGGGCGACGTGCTGATCTACGCGGCGTACGGGCGGATCATGTCGCTCGGCGGCAACCCGTACACGACCGCGCCGGCCGACACCATCCGGCTCGGCTACGACCCGGTGATCGCGGCGACCGAGCGGCCCTGGCAGGGCGCGAAGAGTGTGTACGGGCCGATCGCCACCTGGATCCAGTGGTTCTCCTCCTGGGTCGGCGGCGACTCGATGCAGCTGACCGTGTGGATGCTCCAGTTGTCGGTGGCGATCAGCCTGATCGTCACCGGACTGCTGCTGCTCAAGCTGGTCGGTTCGAATCCGGTCAGCCAACGCCGCGTCGTCATGGTCGGCATGGCCAACCCGCTGGTGCTGTGGTCGGTGCTGGCCGGTGCGCACAACGACGCGATCGCGGTGATGTTCGCGGTCTGGGCGCTCGTGCTCTTCCGGCGGCATGTGTTCTGGGCCGGGATCATGCTCGGCGTCGCGGGTTGCACCAAGCTGTCGATCGGGCTGGTCGGCGTCGCGATGCTCTGGTCGCTGCGCGCCGATCGGCGCCGGGCGATCTTCTTCTGCCTCGGCGGCGCCGTCTCGATGGCCGGCCTGTACTCGATCGTGGGGCTGCAAGCGTTCCAGCAGGCCCGGTCGCAGACGTCGTTCATCTCGACCGGCACGCCGCACAAGGTGATCCTGAGCCTCTTCGACCTGTTCCTCCCCGGCGCACTGGTCCGCACGCTGCTCGCGATCGCTTCCTGGGTCGGGCTGATCGTGGTGGCGATCCTGCTGTCGCAGGTGTTCCCGAAGTCGCTGGTGCCGCAGACGCACCCGGAGGACCGGACGCCGGACGCCATCCGGTACACGGCGATCTACGCCATCGCCTGGCTGCTCACCGCGATGTACTCGCTGCCCTGGTACGACCTGATCGCCTGGGTCGCGCTGGCGGCCGTGGCGGCGTCCAAGGTCGACAAGTTGATGGTGATCCGGACGACGATGCTCGCGATCGCGTACGTGCCGGGCCGCGATCCCAACGCGCGCCAGGTGGCGGCGTCGTTGTCCGATTCGCTGGAGTGGTTCAGCGCCCGGTTGCGGGACACGATCTGCCCCGCGATCGAGCTCGGCGTACTGATCGGCCTGATCGTCTGGGCCCGCCGCGGCGGCGCCCGCTGGTGGCCGTACGACTGGCCGAAACGCAAGGCCAAAGCCGTGACGGAGAAGGCCGCGGCGCACTAG
- a CDS encoding glycosyltransferase: MSGTELPPVEPVGAVACVIPAKDEAERIAATVAAVQKIAGVDLVVVVDDGSTDGTSAAAEQAGAIVVRHERNRGKAAAMETGAAAVAERDGARARTLLFLDADLTDSATGAEPLIEPVVAGRADMTIGTLPAQVRADGSKAGGHGFVVRLARSGIEQATGWAPEQPLSGQRCMTRTAFEAALPLASGFGVETALSVDLGRKGFRIIEVPIEVRHRATGTDWRGQLHRARQFLHVRRALAARRALPSRKPPQ, from the coding sequence GTGTCCGGTACTGAGCTGCCTCCCGTCGAGCCCGTTGGCGCTGTCGCCTGCGTGATCCCGGCGAAGGACGAGGCCGAGCGGATCGCCGCGACCGTGGCCGCGGTGCAGAAGATCGCCGGTGTGGACCTCGTCGTCGTGGTCGACGACGGGTCCACCGACGGCACTTCGGCGGCTGCCGAGCAGGCCGGAGCGATCGTCGTACGGCACGAACGAAACCGGGGGAAGGCGGCGGCGATGGAGACGGGGGCGGCGGCCGTCGCGGAGCGGGACGGCGCGCGAGCGCGGACACTGCTCTTCCTGGACGCCGATCTGACCGATTCCGCGACCGGCGCGGAGCCACTGATCGAGCCGGTCGTGGCCGGCCGCGCGGACATGACGATCGGGACGTTGCCCGCTCAGGTCCGCGCCGACGGCAGCAAGGCCGGCGGGCACGGATTCGTCGTACGGCTGGCCCGGTCGGGGATCGAGCAGGCGACCGGCTGGGCGCCTGAGCAGCCGCTGTCCGGGCAGCGGTGCATGACCCGCACGGCCTTCGAGGCGGCGCTTCCGCTGGCCAGTGGCTTCGGTGTCGAGACCGCCTTGAGTGTCGACCTGGGGCGCAAGGGATTCCGCATCATCGAGGTGCCGATCGAAGTGCGGCATCGCGCCACCGGCACCGACTGGCGTGGACAACTGCATCGAGCTCGCCAGTTCCTGCACGTACGGCGCGCGCTCGCCGCCCGGCGTGCCCTTCCTTCGCGGAAGCCGCCGCAATGA
- a CDS encoding dihydrofolate reductase family protein: protein MTQQNTRTVTANITLSLDGRVNGAGGDYDMSWIVPHAITEGARDHMTRVTSTATTALLGRKNYEGFGGFWPAVADDENAAPQDRAFSKWLNEVEKVVFSTTLTESPWQNSRFVDADPAGVVKQLRAEPGGDIIVLASSSVIRALLAADEVDRLSITLAPELVGGGARLFEDGIPATSWQLSDSTPTESGALTLLYDRTRS, encoded by the coding sequence ATGACGCAGCAGAACACCCGCACGGTGACCGCGAACATCACGCTCTCGCTCGACGGCCGGGTCAACGGCGCCGGTGGCGACTACGACATGAGCTGGATCGTTCCGCACGCGATCACCGAAGGGGCCCGCGACCACATGACGCGGGTGACCAGCACCGCCACCACCGCATTGCTGGGGCGGAAGAACTACGAGGGCTTCGGCGGCTTCTGGCCGGCGGTCGCCGACGACGAGAACGCCGCCCCGCAGGACCGCGCCTTCTCGAAGTGGCTGAACGAGGTCGAGAAGGTCGTCTTCTCGACCACCCTGACCGAATCCCCCTGGCAGAACTCGCGGTTCGTCGACGCCGACCCGGCCGGTGTGGTGAAGCAGCTCCGCGCGGAGCCGGGCGGCGACATCATCGTCCTCGCCAGCAGCAGCGTCATCCGCGCGCTGCTCGCGGCCGACGAGGTCGACCGGCTCAGCATCACGCTCGCCCCCGAGCTGGTCGGCGGCGGCGCCCGGCTCTTCGAGGACGGCATCCCGGCCACCTCCTGGCAGCTGTCGGACTCCACGCCCACCGAGTCCGGGGCCCTCACGCTGCTCTACGACCGCACTCGTTCCTGA
- a CDS encoding arginine deiminase: protein MTEAYGIDSEVGPLRTVMLHRPGNELRRLTPRNNDKLLFDGIPWVGRAQDEHDAFAQALRDRDVEVLYLGELLTEALNDSGARAAAVQGAIEDLRLGDTLREYLRTALASLDPAALAEALMAGVRNDEVRAGGLVTSLLADEDFLIDPLPNLLFTRDSSVWISDSVAVTSLAMPARVRETQLTELIYKYHPRFAGADKVYDHTLEHVEGGDVLALGPGVLAVGVGERTTPAGVERLARRVFAKGLAHTVLAVPIAQQRATMHLDTVCTMVDVDAVLMYPNMAEEMRALAVTTDGEELHVAEPEPFLVAAAKALGIDTLRRIDTGLDPVTAEREQWDDGNNTLALAPRVCIAYERTVETNARLEESGIEVIRISGSELGSGRGGPRCMSCPVLRDPLTTP, encoded by the coding sequence ATGACTGAGGCGTATGGCATCGACAGCGAGGTCGGGCCGCTGCGGACCGTGATGCTGCACCGGCCCGGGAACGAGCTCCGGCGGCTGACCCCACGCAACAACGACAAGCTGCTGTTCGACGGCATCCCGTGGGTCGGTCGCGCGCAGGACGAGCACGACGCGTTCGCTCAGGCGCTTCGCGACCGCGACGTCGAGGTGCTCTACCTCGGCGAGCTCCTCACCGAGGCCCTCAACGACTCCGGTGCTCGCGCGGCCGCCGTCCAGGGCGCAATCGAGGACCTCCGGCTCGGCGACACCCTGCGCGAATACCTCCGTACGGCGTTGGCTTCGCTCGACCCGGCCGCACTGGCCGAGGCGCTGATGGCCGGCGTCCGGAACGACGAGGTGCGGGCCGGTGGTCTGGTCACCTCGCTGCTCGCCGACGAGGACTTCCTGATCGATCCCCTGCCGAACCTGCTCTTCACCCGGGATTCGAGCGTCTGGATCTCGGACTCGGTCGCGGTCACGTCGCTGGCCATGCCTGCGCGGGTTCGCGAGACCCAGCTGACCGAGCTGATCTACAAGTACCACCCGCGGTTCGCCGGTGCGGACAAGGTGTACGACCACACGCTCGAGCACGTCGAAGGCGGTGACGTCCTGGCCCTCGGTCCCGGCGTTCTGGCCGTCGGTGTCGGCGAGCGGACCACTCCGGCGGGTGTGGAGCGGCTGGCCCGGCGCGTCTTCGCGAAGGGGCTCGCGCACACCGTTCTCGCCGTGCCGATCGCCCAGCAGCGCGCGACCATGCACCTGGACACCGTCTGCACGATGGTCGACGTCGACGCGGTGCTGATGTATCCGAACATGGCGGAGGAGATGCGCGCACTGGCCGTCACCACCGACGGCGAGGAATTGCACGTCGCGGAGCCGGAGCCGTTCCTGGTCGCGGCGGCGAAGGCGCTCGGGATCGACACGCTCCGGCGGATCGACACCGGCCTCGACCCGGTCACCGCCGAACGCGAGCAATGGGACGACGGCAACAACACCCTCGCGCTCGCTCCCCGGGTCTGCATCGCCTACGAGCGAACCGTCGAGACCAACGCCCGCCTCGAGGAGTCCGGCATCGAGGTCATCCGCATCTCCGGCTCAGAACTGGGCTCCGGCCGAGGCGGCCCCCGCTGCATGTCCTGCCCGGTCCTCCGAGACCCCCTGACCACCCCCTGA